The Paraburkholderia sp. ZP32-5 genome includes a window with the following:
- a CDS encoding tetratricopeptide repeat protein — protein MSKPASLPQQLDSMLRQAAALQRNGALVEAEELYREILELKPKHADALRWLGELLLQTGRPQEGAEQLKKALAVNPKQPAVHSNLAYALNALERHDEALVSADRALALQPKFADALNNRGNALAALNRPFDALASFDRALALTPELAAGWSNRACVLRDLGRYDDALDSCDHALALQPNYPDAWSNRGNALGDLNQPHEAERSYRRALELAPGFVDAWNNLGLAQVDLNQREQALSSYERALALDPAAVETHWNQALCLLQMGRFETGWREYEWRWARRRIKADRREFAQPLWLGDFALDGKTILLHAEQGLGDTLQFCRYAALVQQLGAKVVLEAPGPLLRLLSTLAGVDQLIEAGQPLPPFDCHCPLMSLPLAFSTEEASIPAATPYLCADAASVNEWRERIAADIDAKANVGSKRKPLKVGLVWAGENRAHVAELRKIDARRSLTFERFAPLLDVPDVCFFSVQKGIAAQQLAGHAWRDCVVDHTDLLDDFADTAALVANLDLVISVDTSTAHLAGALDKPVWILNRFDTCWRWMLERTDTPWYPRARLFRQPTLGDWDSVIAAVREALTGLSASHAGRAA, from the coding sequence ATGAGCAAGCCCGCCAGTCTGCCGCAACAGTTGGACTCCATGCTTCGGCAAGCCGCCGCGCTTCAGCGCAACGGCGCGCTCGTCGAAGCGGAAGAACTCTATCGCGAGATTCTCGAACTCAAGCCCAAACATGCCGATGCATTGCGCTGGCTCGGCGAACTGCTGCTGCAAACCGGCCGTCCGCAAGAGGGCGCCGAACAGTTGAAGAAGGCGCTCGCGGTCAATCCAAAACAGCCGGCCGTGCATTCGAATCTCGCCTACGCATTGAACGCGCTGGAGCGCCACGACGAAGCGCTCGTCAGTGCCGATCGCGCGCTCGCATTGCAGCCGAAATTCGCCGATGCGCTGAACAATCGCGGCAATGCACTGGCGGCACTGAACCGTCCGTTCGATGCGCTTGCAAGCTTCGATCGCGCACTCGCGCTGACGCCGGAACTCGCGGCCGGTTGGAGCAATCGCGCGTGCGTGCTGCGCGATCTGGGCCGTTATGACGACGCGCTCGACAGTTGCGATCACGCGCTCGCCTTGCAACCGAACTATCCCGATGCATGGAGCAATCGCGGCAATGCACTCGGCGATCTGAATCAGCCGCACGAAGCGGAGCGCAGCTATCGGCGCGCGCTGGAACTCGCGCCTGGCTTCGTCGATGCATGGAACAACCTCGGGCTCGCACAGGTCGATCTGAATCAGCGCGAGCAGGCGTTATCGAGCTACGAACGCGCGCTCGCGCTCGATCCGGCCGCCGTCGAAACGCACTGGAATCAGGCGCTATGTCTGCTGCAGATGGGGCGCTTCGAGACCGGCTGGCGCGAATACGAATGGCGCTGGGCGCGTCGCCGTATCAAGGCCGACCGACGCGAGTTCGCGCAGCCGTTGTGGCTCGGCGATTTCGCGCTCGACGGCAAGACGATCCTGTTGCACGCGGAGCAAGGTCTCGGCGATACGCTGCAGTTTTGCCGTTATGCGGCGCTGGTCCAGCAGCTCGGCGCGAAGGTCGTGCTCGAAGCGCCGGGTCCGCTGTTGCGGCTGCTGTCGACGCTCGCGGGCGTCGACCAGTTGATCGAAGCAGGGCAGCCGCTGCCGCCGTTCGATTGTCATTGCCCGTTGATGAGTCTGCCGCTGGCGTTCAGCACCGAGGAGGCGAGCATCCCCGCGGCGACGCCGTATCTTTGCGCCGATGCGGCGAGCGTGAACGAATGGCGCGAACGTATTGCCGCGGATATCGATGCGAAGGCAAACGTTGGTTCGAAACGGAAGCCCCTGAAAGTCGGTCTCGTATGGGCCGGCGAAAACCGCGCGCACGTCGCCGAGCTGCGTAAGATCGACGCACGCCGATCGCTCACGTTCGAACGGTTCGCGCCGTTGCTCGATGTACCGGACGTGTGTTTTTTCAGCGTGCAGAAGGGCATCGCCGCGCAACAGCTTGCCGGGCATGCGTGGCGTGACTGCGTCGTCGATCACACGGACCTGCTCGATGATTTCGCCGACACCGCCGCACTCGTCGCCAATCTCGATCTGGTGATTTCGGTCGATACGTCCACCGCGCATCTGGCCGGCGCGCTCGACAAGCCGGTCTGGATTCTGAACCGCTTCGACACCTGCTGGCGCTGGATGCTCGAACGCACCGATACGCCGTGGTATCCGCGCGCGCGTTTGTTCCGGCAGCCGACGCTCGGCGATTGGGACAGCGTGATTGCCGCAGTGCGCGAAGCACTGACCGGCTTGAGCGCGTCGCATGCCGGCCGCGCCGCGTAG
- a CDS encoding chemotaxis protein — protein sequence MADEHRANHERNAERTSLTSSNKFELLLYRLGCVPGSDAHELYGINVFKVREISTMPTVTPIAGSSPFVMGAVDIRGQIIPVIDLPRLMGCEPTRGLNILLVTEFARSTQAFAVEEVDDIVRLEWNQVLSADGSAGGKLVTSIARIDGNTGDSRLAQVIDVEQVLRDVFPSQHPSVDPASVGGEALGIRRGAKILAADDSGFARKLIEQALTAIGADFIMTKTGEEAWNTLQQVAREAQQNGARAKDSIALVLTDLEMPEMDGFMLTRQIKADDRMRDIPVIIHSSLTGAANEAHVKNAGANGYVAKFAAAELANAIRNALNGMPVNSAAA from the coding sequence ATGGCAGACGAACACCGTGCCAATCACGAGCGCAACGCCGAACGCACCAGCCTGACGAGTTCGAACAAGTTCGAACTGCTGCTATACCGCCTCGGCTGCGTGCCCGGCAGCGACGCGCACGAACTGTATGGGATCAACGTGTTCAAGGTCCGCGAAATCTCGACGATGCCGACGGTCACGCCGATCGCCGGTTCGTCGCCGTTCGTGATGGGCGCGGTCGACATCCGCGGCCAGATCATTCCGGTGATCGACCTGCCGCGGCTGATGGGCTGCGAGCCGACGCGCGGGCTGAACATTCTGCTCGTCACCGAGTTCGCGCGTTCGACCCAGGCGTTCGCGGTCGAGGAAGTCGACGACATCGTGCGGCTCGAATGGAACCAGGTGCTGTCCGCCGACGGTTCGGCGGGCGGCAAGCTCGTCACGAGCATCGCGCGCATCGACGGCAATACCGGCGACTCGCGGCTCGCACAGGTGATCGACGTCGAGCAGGTGTTGCGCGACGTGTTTCCGTCGCAGCATCCGAGCGTCGATCCGGCGTCGGTGGGCGGCGAGGCGCTCGGCATCCGCCGCGGCGCGAAGATTCTCGCCGCCGACGATTCCGGCTTCGCACGCAAGCTGATCGAGCAGGCGCTCACCGCGATCGGCGCCGACTTCATCATGACGAAGACCGGCGAGGAAGCGTGGAATACGCTGCAGCAGGTCGCGCGGGAAGCGCAGCAGAACGGCGCGCGCGCGAAGGACAGCATTGCACTGGTGCTGACCGATCTCGAGATGCCGGAGATGGACGGCTTCATGCTGACCCGCCAGATCAAGGCCGACGACCGGATGCGCGATATTCCGGTGATCATCCATTCGTCGCTGACTGGCGCGGCCAATGAGGCCCATGTGAAGAACGCCGGCGCGAACGGCTATGTCGCGAAGTTCGCGGCGGCGGAACTGGCCAACGCGATCCGCAATGCGTTGAACGGTATGCCGGTGAATAGCGCGGCGGCTTGA
- a CDS encoding LysR family transcriptional regulator, with the protein MDLKQLRYFVAVAEELHFGRAAKRLFISQPALSFDIRKFEERLGVQLLARTNKSVALTNAGQVLLGEAHRLLLQASEAERITVRSAHGLAGRLRIGFVNSMLYRGMPQAVSRFEADHPGVEIVLKEMNTSEQVHAIQRMQIDMGYAHWGNFPSDVTSTTVFSEPFLCCLPVDHPLARKRKVDLRALAEAPFILFPRTVSPHYHDLIIAQCVGAGFSPQIRHEARLWQTVVTMVGFGMGVALVPYTLRQLHDPRVCFVPLLGEKLLSEVLLLRRAGDAEPVAERFVEYLRDAGAAAQKVPHGLSAKSSKARSR; encoded by the coding sequence ATGGATCTGAAGCAATTGCGCTATTTCGTGGCGGTCGCCGAAGAGCTGCATTTCGGCCGCGCGGCGAAACGTCTGTTTATTTCGCAGCCGGCGCTCAGTTTCGACATCCGCAAGTTCGAGGAGCGACTGGGCGTGCAGTTGCTCGCGCGCACGAACAAGTCGGTCGCGTTGACCAACGCGGGTCAGGTGTTGCTCGGCGAGGCGCACCGTCTGCTGCTGCAGGCAAGCGAGGCCGAGCGCATTACGGTGCGCTCCGCGCATGGCCTCGCGGGCCGTCTGCGGATCGGCTTCGTGAACTCGATGCTGTACCGCGGCATGCCGCAGGCCGTGAGCCGTTTCGAGGCCGATCATCCGGGCGTCGAAATCGTGCTGAAGGAGATGAATACGAGCGAACAGGTGCATGCGATCCAGCGCATGCAGATCGATATGGGCTACGCGCATTGGGGTAATTTTCCGTCGGACGTGACGTCGACGACGGTATTTTCCGAGCCGTTCCTGTGCTGCCTGCCGGTCGATCATCCGCTCGCGCGCAAGCGCAAGGTCGATCTGCGCGCACTCGCGGAGGCGCCATTCATTCTGTTTCCGCGCACCGTGTCGCCGCATTATCACGATCTGATCATCGCGCAGTGCGTCGGCGCCGGCTTCAGTCCGCAGATCCGTCACGAGGCGCGGCTGTGGCAGACCGTCGTCACGATGGTCGGCTTCGGCATGGGCGTCGCGCTAGTGCCTTATACGCTGCGGCAGCTACACGATCCGCGCGTGTGCTTTGTGCCGCTGCTCGGGGAGAAATTGCTGTCGGAGGTACTGCTGTTGCGGCGCGCGGGAGATGCGGAGCCGGTGGCGGAGCGGTTTGTCGAGTATCTGCGCGACGCTGGAGCGGCTGCGCAGAAAGTGCCGCATGGGCTGTCCGCGAAGTCGTCGAAAGCGCGTTCGCGATGA
- a CDS encoding acyl-CoA dehydrogenase family protein produces MSEIVEQPATGASNIPDSRGINFFSSDPDLARLLRLHLGDALYGELESQFVSLGQRASDELDLWALSADKNPPVLHHRTRRGEALQSIDKHPDYIALERVAYAELGLASMSHDTRDGKKTPPPLVKYALTFLFVQAEFGLCCPVSMTDSLTRTLRKFGAPELVARFLPMLASRDFDTLYQGAMFMTEQAAGSDVARIATRAVRESAANGEQQWRLYGDKWFCSNADADLAMVLARPDDAPDGINGLGLFLLPKTLPDGSRNHYRIVRLKDKLGSRSMASGEIVLEGALAYLIGEVGRGFHQMADMINMSRLSNGVRAAGLMRRALTEALHIARHRDAFGRKLITMPLMQRQLIKMMLPTEQARSMFMRIALLLPQADAGDRHAAKCVRILTPLIKFRACRDARRVTGDAMEVRGGTGYIEEWSDARLVRDAHLGSIWEGTSNIVALDIARAAKRDGALEPLRTYLQDLLGAASLPDASLALLRRSVTRACDMLAGVADSGRDESVRQAGSALYHATTAVLMACEGARLGPDYRRLALAHLLVRHKLMPLDPLELRGAQDEAAVIDALVNDRPVTLEQALQVLPQGGMQ; encoded by the coding sequence ATGAGCGAAATCGTCGAGCAGCCGGCCACCGGCGCGTCCAACATTCCCGATAGCCGCGGCATCAACTTCTTTTCCAGCGATCCCGATCTGGCGCGCCTGCTGAGGCTGCATCTCGGCGACGCGCTTTACGGCGAACTCGAAAGCCAGTTCGTCTCGCTCGGTCAGCGCGCCTCCGACGAACTCGACCTGTGGGCGCTGTCCGCGGATAAAAACCCGCCCGTACTGCACCACCGCACGCGCCGCGGCGAAGCGCTGCAAAGCATCGACAAGCATCCCGACTACATCGCGCTCGAACGCGTCGCCTATGCCGAGCTGGGTCTCGCATCGATGAGCCACGACACGCGCGACGGTAAAAAAACGCCGCCGCCGCTCGTCAAATACGCGCTGACGTTCCTGTTCGTGCAGGCCGAATTCGGCCTGTGCTGTCCGGTCAGCATGACCGATTCTCTAACCCGCACATTGCGCAAGTTCGGCGCGCCGGAACTGGTCGCGCGGTTCCTGCCGATGCTCGCGTCGCGCGATTTCGACACGCTGTACCAGGGCGCGATGTTCATGACCGAGCAGGCGGCGGGCTCCGACGTCGCGCGCATCGCGACCCGCGCGGTGCGCGAAAGCGCAGCGAACGGTGAACAACAGTGGCGGCTATACGGCGACAAATGGTTCTGCTCGAATGCCGATGCCGATCTCGCGATGGTGCTCGCGCGGCCCGACGACGCGCCCGACGGCATCAACGGCCTCGGGCTGTTCCTGTTGCCGAAGACGCTGCCGGACGGCTCGCGCAACCATTACCGGATCGTGCGTCTGAAGGACAAGCTCGGCAGCCGCTCGATGGCAAGCGGCGAGATCGTGCTCGAAGGCGCGCTCGCGTATCTGATCGGCGAAGTGGGGCGCGGTTTTCATCAGATGGCCGACATGATCAACATGTCGCGCTTGTCGAACGGCGTGCGCGCGGCGGGCCTGATGCGCCGCGCGCTGACCGAGGCGTTGCATATCGCGCGCCATCGCGATGCGTTCGGCCGCAAGCTGATCACGATGCCGCTGATGCAGCGCCAGTTGATCAAGATGATGCTGCCTACCGAACAGGCGCGTTCGATGTTCATGCGTATCGCGCTGCTGCTGCCACAGGCCGATGCGGGAGATCGCCATGCCGCGAAGTGCGTGCGCATCCTCACGCCGCTGATCAAGTTCCGCGCATGCCGCGACGCGCGGCGCGTGACCGGCGATGCGATGGAAGTGCGCGGCGGCACCGGCTATATCGAGGAATGGAGCGACGCGCGGCTGGTGCGCGACGCGCATCTCGGCTCGATCTGGGAGGGCACCAGCAATATCGTCGCGCTCGATATCGCGCGGGCCGCGAAGCGCGACGGTGCGCTCGAACCTTTGCGCACGTATCTGCAGGATCTGCTCGGCGCGGCCAGCTTGCCCGACGCGAGCCTCGCGTTGCTGCGCCGGAGCGTCACGCGTGCGTGCGACATGCTCGCCGGCGTCGCCGATTCGGGCCGTGACGAATCGGTTCGCCAGGCCGGCTCCGCGCTGTATCACGCGACCACCGCGGTACTGATGGCCTGTGAAGGCGCGCGCCTCGGGCCCGATTACCGTCGTCTCGCGCTCGCGCATCTGCTGGTGCGGCACAAGCTGATGCCGCTTGATCCGCTCGAATTGCGCGGCGCGCAGGACGAAGCCGCGGTGATCGACGCGCTCGTCAACGATCGCCCGGTCACGCTCGAACAGGCGCTGCAAGTGCTGCCGCAAGGCGGTATGCAATGA
- a CDS encoding MFS transporter, translating into MHREPHEHAAERQPSTQPSAQPRRAAAAAFVGTTIEWYDFYIYATASALIFGKLFFPGSDPFFATLASFGTFAVGFFARPFGGLVFGHLGDRIGRKKALVATLAIMGVGTVGIGFLPTYASAGVMAPVLLVLLRVAQGIAIGGEWGGAVLMASEHAPKNQRTFFASFAQLGSPAGLILSLLAFRAVASMDKDAFLDWGWRLPFLASAVLLVVGLLIRAGVGESPEFNTLKEQRRVATLPIAEVLRDAWRTVLLCLGANVIGVAGAWFVNTFMLNYTTQTLGLDRSLILDCLFIVAFIQLFTQLGSGWFAQRIGTGRFLKGAAALAMLSPYPMFALVSTGQPVAIVVGIALAVMCMSSSYAVMAGFMSTAFPVRTRYSAISLSYQVCAALAGGLTPLIGTLLAHRYPGAWWPLAVFYTCLAGVSLVCIGTLERRKREQAAGVTEAEAEAA; encoded by the coding sequence ATGCATCGCGAGCCACACGAGCATGCCGCCGAGCGGCAACCCTCGACACAACCTTCGGCGCAACCCAGGCGCGCGGCCGCCGCCGCGTTTGTCGGCACCACGATCGAGTGGTACGACTTTTACATCTACGCAACCGCGTCCGCACTGATCTTCGGCAAGCTGTTCTTTCCGGGCAGCGATCCGTTCTTCGCGACACTCGCATCGTTCGGCACGTTCGCGGTCGGCTTCTTCGCGCGACCGTTCGGCGGCCTCGTGTTTGGCCACCTCGGCGATCGTATCGGCCGCAAGAAGGCGCTGGTCGCGACGCTCGCGATCATGGGCGTCGGCACGGTCGGCATCGGCTTTCTGCCGACCTATGCGAGCGCTGGCGTGATGGCGCCGGTGCTGCTGGTGCTGCTGCGCGTCGCGCAGGGCATCGCGATCGGCGGCGAGTGGGGCGGCGCGGTGCTGATGGCGAGCGAGCACGCGCCAAAGAACCAGCGCACGTTCTTCGCGTCGTTCGCGCAGCTCGGCAGTCCGGCGGGTCTGATTCTGTCGCTGCTGGCGTTTCGCGCGGTCGCGTCGATGGACAAGGACGCGTTTCTCGACTGGGGCTGGCGTCTGCCGTTTCTCGCCAGCGCGGTGCTGCTGGTGGTCGGGCTGCTGATCCGCGCGGGCGTCGGCGAATCGCCGGAATTCAACACGCTGAAGGAACAGCGCCGCGTCGCCACGTTGCCGATCGCCGAAGTGCTGCGCGACGCGTGGCGCACCGTGCTGCTGTGCCTCGGCGCGAACGTGATCGGCGTGGCTGGGGCGTGGTTCGTCAACACCTTCATGCTCAATTACACGACGCAGACGCTCGGCCTCGACCGTTCGCTGATTCTCGATTGCCTGTTCATCGTCGCGTTCATCCAGCTGTTCACGCAGCTCGGCTCGGGCTGGTTCGCGCAGCGCATCGGCACCGGACGCTTCCTGAAGGGCGCGGCGGCGCTGGCGATGCTGTCGCCGTATCCGATGTTCGCGCTGGTCTCGACCGGGCAGCCGGTGGCGATCGTCGTCGGTATCGCGCTCGCGGTGATGTGCATGTCGAGTTCGTATGCGGTGATGGCGGGCTTCATGTCGACCGCGTTCCCGGTGCGCACCCGTTATTCGGCGATTTCGCTGTCGTACCAGGTGTGCGCGGCGCTGGCGGGCGGTTTGACGCCGCTGATCGGCACGTTGCTCGCGCATCGGTATCCGGGCGCGTGGTGGCCGCTGGCGGTGTTCTATACGTGTCTCGCCGGGGTGTCGCTGGTGTGTATCGGCACGCTCGAACGCCGCAAGCGCGAGCAGGCGGCAGGGGTGACCGAAGCTGAGGCCGAGGCGGCGTGA
- a CDS encoding aldo/keto reductase: MEYRHLGASGFKVPVLSFGTGTFGGKGEFFQAWGETDVAEARRLIDICLDAGVTMFDSADIYSNGASESVLGEALKGKRDKAIISTKATFRFDDGPNSVGSSRFHLIQAVDTALKRLQTDYIDLFQLHGFDAKTPIAEVLSTLDDLVRAGKIRYTGVSNFSGWHLMKSQDIADRYGYPRYVANQTYYSLVGRDYEWELMPLGVDQGVGAVVWSPLGWGRLTGKLKRGQPLPETSRLHKTGDMGPQMSDEYLFRVLDAIDEIAAETGKTVPQIALNWLLQRPTVSTVLIGARNEEQLRQNLGAVGWNLTPEQVARLDEASAVQRAYPYWHQEGFAERNPKAV; this comes from the coding sequence ATGGAATACAGACATCTGGGTGCATCAGGTTTCAAGGTGCCGGTGCTCAGCTTCGGCACGGGCACGTTCGGCGGTAAGGGCGAATTTTTTCAGGCGTGGGGCGAGACCGACGTCGCCGAAGCGCGGCGTCTGATCGATATCTGCCTCGACGCGGGCGTGACGATGTTCGATAGCGCCGACATCTATTCGAACGGCGCGTCCGAGTCGGTGCTCGGCGAGGCGCTGAAGGGCAAGCGCGACAAGGCGATCATCTCGACCAAGGCAACCTTCCGGTTCGACGACGGCCCGAACAGCGTCGGCTCGTCGCGTTTCCATCTGATCCAGGCGGTCGATACAGCGCTCAAGCGCCTGCAAACCGACTACATCGATCTGTTCCAGCTGCACGGTTTCGACGCGAAAACGCCGATCGCCGAAGTGCTGTCCACGCTCGACGACCTCGTGCGCGCGGGCAAGATCCGCTACACCGGCGTGTCGAATTTCTCCGGCTGGCATCTGATGAAATCGCAGGACATCGCGGATCGCTACGGCTATCCGCGTTACGTCGCGAATCAGACTTACTACTCGCTGGTGGGCCGCGATTACGAGTGGGAGCTGATGCCGCTCGGCGTCGACCAGGGCGTCGGCGCGGTGGTGTGGAGCCCGCTCGGTTGGGGCCGCCTGACCGGCAAGCTCAAGCGCGGCCAGCCGCTGCCGGAAACGAGCCGGCTGCACAAGACCGGCGACATGGGGCCGCAGATGTCGGACGAGTACCTGTTCCGCGTGCTCGATGCGATCGACGAGATCGCCGCCGAAACCGGCAAGACCGTGCCGCAGATCGCACTGAACTGGCTGCTGCAACGCCCGACGGTATCGACCGTGCTGATCGGCGCGCGCAACGAGGAGCAGTTGCGGCAGAACCTCGGCGCGGTCGGCTGGAACCTGACACCCGAGCAGGTCGCGCGACTGGACGAGGCCAGCGCGGTGCAGCGCGCGTATCCGTACTGGCATCAGGAAGGATTCGCGGAGCGGAATCCGAAGGCGGTTTGA
- a CDS encoding CaiB/BaiF CoA transferase family protein, whose protein sequence is MSAATTPDQHGMHDMNNCHGALQGIKVVDLSRVLGGPYCTQALADHGAQVIKLEPPDGDETRGWGPPFFGDSAWYFAGVNRNKQGIAVDLSCDEGRAILWKLLEDADVLVENFKPGTLARWGMDYERVLRERFPKLIHCAVSGFGADGPLGGLPGYDAAIQAMTGLMSVNGEHDGPATRVGLPVVDMVTGLNALAGILLALAEREKSGRGQSIDIALYDCGVSLLHPHLPNYFGSGRTPRRTGNAHPNITPYDSYRTATEPIFLAVGNDRQFAKLCAHLGAPELAGDPRFADNRSRCAHREPLKAALETLLAKHDCEPLAQALIRLGVPCGPVQTVDVVARHPHTLHRRMVIELGEYRGTASPIKLSRTPATYRSAPPTLGADTRDVLDALGIDAETQQRLFEAGVLKSAAATSAEADADVDADAAA, encoded by the coding sequence ATGAGCGCCGCCACGACACCGGATCAGCACGGTATGCATGACATGAACAACTGCCACGGCGCGCTGCAAGGCATCAAGGTCGTCGACCTGAGCCGCGTGCTCGGCGGTCCGTACTGCACGCAGGCACTCGCCGATCACGGCGCGCAGGTGATCAAGCTCGAACCGCCCGACGGCGACGAAACGCGTGGCTGGGGGCCGCCGTTTTTCGGCGATAGCGCGTGGTATTTCGCGGGCGTGAACCGCAACAAGCAGGGCATCGCGGTCGATCTGTCGTGCGACGAAGGCCGCGCGATTCTGTGGAAGCTGCTCGAAGACGCGGACGTGCTGGTCGAAAACTTCAAGCCCGGCACGCTCGCGCGGTGGGGCATGGATTACGAACGCGTGCTGCGCGAGCGTTTTCCGAAGCTGATCCATTGCGCGGTATCGGGCTTCGGCGCCGATGGTCCGCTCGGCGGGCTGCCCGGCTACGACGCCGCGATCCAGGCGATGACCGGGCTAATGAGCGTGAACGGCGAGCACGACGGCCCCGCGACGCGCGTTGGCCTGCCGGTCGTCGATATGGTCACCGGTCTGAATGCGCTCGCCGGCATCCTGCTCGCGCTCGCCGAGCGCGAAAAGAGCGGGCGCGGCCAGTCGATCGATATCGCGCTGTACGACTGCGGCGTGTCGCTGCTGCATCCGCATCTGCCGAACTATTTCGGCTCGGGCCGCACGCCGCGGCGCACCGGCAACGCGCATCCGAACATCACGCCCTACGACAGCTACCGCACCGCGACCGAACCGATCTTTCTCGCGGTCGGCAACGACCGGCAGTTCGCGAAGCTGTGCGCGCATCTCGGCGCGCCCGAACTCGCCGGCGATCCGCGTTTCGCCGACAACCGTAGCCGCTGCGCGCATCGCGAACCGCTGAAGGCGGCGCTCGAAACGCTGCTGGCGAAACACGACTGCGAACCGCTCGCGCAGGCGCTGATCCGGCTCGGCGTACCGTGCGGGCCGGTGCAAACCGTCGACGTGGTCGCGAGGCATCCGCATACGCTGCATCGCCGCATGGTGATCGAGCTGGGCGAGTACCGCGGCACCGCGTCGCCGATCAAGCTGTCGCGCACGCCGGCCACCTACCGCAGCGCACCGCCGACGCTCGGCGCCGACACGCGCGACGTGCTGGACGCGCTCGGCATCGACGCGGAGACGCAGCAGCGTCTGTTTGAAGCAGGGGTATTGAAGTCTGCCGCGGCAACTAGCGCCGAGGCGGACGCTGACGTGGACGCCGACGCCGCGGCGTAG
- a CDS encoding LysR family transcriptional regulator codes for MLSEDELALLDAIRATGSLSRAAARLGKAPSTVSHAARQLEARFDALLFDRRRYRLQLTPAGQLLADEATRLMLDMARMTQRVKQIASGWEDRLWIVSDEIIEFDLLMPVVRAFDELGSGVRLRFTHEVLGGTWEALRDGRADLIVGATNEPPAIAGLRWFELGVMEWVFAVSPRHPLAAVDGPLSRERIREHRAVVVADSSRASAGRAYGVLGGQASLAVPSMRAKILAQTDALGVGWLPRERVASLLKRGELIEKETADPREPNVLYVAWRGDHEGRALGWWLDQLRQPRLAERLVRGLDLVS; via the coding sequence ATGCTGTCGGAAGACGAACTGGCGCTGCTCGACGCGATCCGCGCGACGGGCAGCCTGTCGCGCGCGGCTGCGCGGCTCGGCAAGGCGCCATCGACGGTATCGCACGCGGCGCGCCAACTGGAAGCGCGCTTCGACGCGCTGCTGTTCGACCGGCGCCGCTACCGTCTGCAACTGACGCCGGCCGGCCAGTTGCTCGCGGACGAAGCCACGCGGCTGATGCTCGACATGGCGCGCATGACGCAGCGCGTGAAGCAGATCGCGAGCGGCTGGGAGGACCGGCTGTGGATCGTCAGCGATGAAATCATCGAATTCGACTTGCTGATGCCGGTGGTGCGCGCGTTCGACGAACTCGGCTCGGGCGTGCGACTGCGCTTCACGCACGAGGTGCTCGGCGGCACGTGGGAGGCGTTGCGCGACGGCCGCGCGGATCTGATCGTCGGCGCGACCAACGAACCGCCGGCGATTGCCGGCCTGCGCTGGTTCGAGCTTGGCGTGATGGAGTGGGTGTTCGCGGTGTCGCCGCGTCATCCGCTTGCCGCTGTCGACGGACCGCTCAGCCGTGAGCGGATTCGCGAGCATCGCGCGGTTGTGGTCGCGGATTCGTCGCGCGCAAGCGCAGGCCGCGCGTATGGCGTGCTCGGCGGGCAGGCGTCGCTCGCGGTGCCGAGCATGCGGGCGAAGATTCTTGCGCAGACAGACGCGCTCGGCGTCGGCTGGCTGCCGCGCGAGCGCGTCGCGTCGTTATTGAAGCGCGGCGAGTTGATCGAAAAAGAGACCGCCGATCCGCGTGAGCCGAACGTGCTGTACGTCGCGTGGCGCGGCGATCACGAAGGGCGCGCGCTCGGCTGGTGGCTCGATCAGTTGCGGCAGCCGCGCCTCGCCGAACGTCTGGTGCGCGGGCTCGATCTGGTGAGCTAG
- a CDS encoding DUF4142 domain-containing protein: MIRLTSIPFASIATAACTASLLMVAPLARAQTPAAAETGRLHAADQTFIASGTQAVATQRDAARIASARSSDRDVKAFAERVSSDDAKITAALRAASPRGVDVPKDDPDMSVLASINTLRGAEFDNAYIEQVALADEQKTLSVFQAEIASGRDAQLKDAATKALPTIQQHYAMARDLAKRKHLAGRAQ; this comes from the coding sequence ATGATCCGTCTGACTTCGATCCCATTCGCCAGCATCGCGACCGCCGCCTGCACGGCCAGTCTGCTGATGGTTGCCCCGCTGGCCCGTGCACAGACACCCGCCGCCGCTGAAACCGGGCGCTTGCATGCCGCCGATCAGACGTTCATCGCGAGCGGCACGCAAGCCGTCGCGACCCAGCGCGATGCCGCGCGTATCGCGAGCGCGCGTTCCTCGGATCGCGACGTGAAGGCGTTTGCCGAACGCGTGTCGAGCGACGACGCGAAGATCACCGCCGCGTTGCGCGCGGCCAGCCCGCGCGGCGTCGACGTGCCGAAAGACGATCCCGACATGAGCGTGCTCGCGAGCATCAACACGCTGCGTGGCGCCGAGTTCGACAACGCTTATATCGAGCAGGTCGCGCTCGCCGACGAGCAGAAAACGCTGTCGGTGTTTCAGGCGGAAATCGCGTCGGGCCGCGACGCGCAGTTGAAGGACGCGGCAACGAAGGCCTTGCCGACGATCCAGCAGCACTATGCGATGGCGCGGGATCTGGCCAAACGCAAGCATCTGGCGGGCCGCGCGCAGTAA